GTCGACGACGAGATGACCTACGTGGGCGTGCGCGCCGAGCGAGACGGCGAGAGCGAGGTGCTCTACCTCGCCGAACCCGTCGTCGAGGAGGCCCTCAAAGAGGGTCGCTACGAGGAGTACAAAGTCGTCGACGAGGTCACCGGCGAGGAGATGGTCGGCTGGGAGTACGACCACCCGCTCGCCGAGGAAGTGCCCGACCACGCCGACTTCGAGGGCGCGGGAGAGGTGTACACCGCCGACTACGTCGAAGCCGACCGGACGGGTCTCGTCCACTCCGCGCCCGGCCACGGGCAGGAGGACTTCGAACGCGGCCAAGAGTTGGGACTCGACGTGTTCTCGCCGGTCCGCGGCAACGGCGACTTCGCCGAAGCGGCAGGCAAGTACGAGGGGATGTTCGTCCGCGACGCCAATGACCAGATCATTGAGGACCTCGACTCCAAGAATCTGCTGTTCGCCTCGGGGCGACACCGCCACCGCTACGGGCAGTGTTGGCGCTGCGACACGGACATCATCTTCCTCGCCACCGACCAGTGGTTTATCACCATCACCGACGTCAAAGACGAACTCCTCGACAACATCGAGGACTCCGAGTGGCACCCGCAGTGGGCGCGCGACAGTCGCTTCCGCAACTTCGTCGAGGACGCCCCCGACTGGAACATCTCACGGCAGCGCTACTGGGGCATCCCGCTGCCCATCTGGGTGCCGCAGGGGAACGCCACACCGGACCCCGACGAGCTCATCGTCGTCGGCACGCGCGAGGAACTCGCCGAGCGCGTCGACCAAGATGTGAATCCCGAGGAGGTCGACCTGCATCGACCCTCGGTGGACCCGCTGACCATCACCGAGGACGGCACGACGTACGAACGCGTCCCCGACGTGTTCGACGTGTGGATCGACTCCTCGGTCGCCTCGTGGGGGACGCTCGACTTCCCCGGTAACGAGGCCGCTCACGAGGAACTGTGGCCCGCGGACTTCATCGTCGAGGCCCACGACCAGACCCGCGGGTGGTTCTGGTCGCAGCTCGGGATGGGAACCGCCGCCGTCGGCGAGATCCCATACAAGGAGGTGCTGATGCACGGGTTCGCCAACGACAAAGATGGAAGAAAAATGTCGAAATCCGTCGGCAACATCGTCACGCCCGCGGAGGCTATCGAGCGCGCGGGTCGCGACCCGCTGCGCGCGTACCTGCTGAGCCACGACCAGCAGGGTGTCGACCTCTCGTTCGAGTGGGAGGGACTCGCCGACATGCAGTCGACGCTCAACATTCTCTGGAACGTGTTCCGCTTCCCGCTGCCGTACATGCGCCTCGACGGCTACGACCCCGCCGAGGCCGACCTGAGCGACGGCGAACTCACCGTCGTCGACGAGTGGGTGCTCTCGCGCTTGCAGTCGGTTAAATCGAACGTCGACAAGGCGTGGGCCGACTACCGCGTCCACGACGCGCTGAACGAACTGCTCGAGTTCGTCGTCGGCGACGTCTCGCGGTTCTACGTGAAATCGATCCGCGAACGGATGTGGGAGGAGGAGGACTCCGACTCCAAACGCGGCGCGTACGCCACGCTCTCGACGGTGCTCCTGGAAACGGTGCGCTTCATCGCGCCGTTCACGCCGTACCTCGCCGAGGAGATGTACCAGCATCTCGACGGGAGCGAGACGACGGTCCACATGCTCTCGGCACCCGAGGTCGACGACCAGTTCCACCAGCCGAAACTGGAGGCCGACATGGACGTCCTCCGGAGAGTGGAGGAGGCGGCGGCGAACGCCCGCCAGCAGGGCGGCCGGAAACTCCGCTGGCCCGTCCAGCGCGTCGTCGTCGAGACGACGGCCGACGAGGTGGCCGACTCGGTTCGCTCGCTCGAATCGCTCCTCCTGGAGCGCGTCAACAGCCAGTCGCTCGAAGTCGTCGACGGCTTCGATGAACTCGTCGAGACCGCCGACCCGCAGATGAGCGTCATCGGCCCGGCGTTCGGCGGCGACGCCCAACAGATCATGAGCGCGGTGCAGGGTGCGTCCCGCGACGAACTCACTCGTGACGGTGGCCTCGCCGTCGACGTCGACGGCGAGACGTACGAACTCGACGAGGAGATGGTCGAGTTCCACGCCGAACCGCCCGAGTACCTCTCGGCGGCCGAGTTCGAGAGCGGGACGGTGTACGTCGACACCCGTCTGACCGACGACATCGAGTCCGAGGGCTACGCCCGCGACGTTGTTCGCAGAATCCAGGAGATGCGCAAGCAACTCGACCTCGACGTCGAGGAGCGCATCCGCGCGCACGTCGACGTCGCCGACGACCGCGTCGCCG
This genomic stretch from Haloprofundus salilacus harbors:
- the ileS gene encoding isoleucine--tRNA ligase; translated protein: MEDVADQYAPEDVESSAQAHWDDTDAYEATKEAHADDPSFFFVDGPPYTSGQMHLGTAWNKTLKDAIIRRKRMEGHRVTDRPGYDMHGLPIEVKVEQELGFDSKRDIEEYGMEAFIEECKEFAERNRENMDEDFQSIGVWMDWENPYKTLSPEYMESGWWAFKQVHENGLLSQGKRSINQCPRCETAIADNEVEYHEIESPSIYVKFPLKGREGNLVIWTTTPWTIPANTFVAVDDEMTYVGVRAERDGESEVLYLAEPVVEEALKEGRYEEYKVVDEVTGEEMVGWEYDHPLAEEVPDHADFEGAGEVYTADYVEADRTGLVHSAPGHGQEDFERGQELGLDVFSPVRGNGDFAEAAGKYEGMFVRDANDQIIEDLDSKNLLFASGRHRHRYGQCWRCDTDIIFLATDQWFITITDVKDELLDNIEDSEWHPQWARDSRFRNFVEDAPDWNISRQRYWGIPLPIWVPQGNATPDPDELIVVGTREELAERVDQDVNPEEVDLHRPSVDPLTITEDGTTYERVPDVFDVWIDSSVASWGTLDFPGNEAAHEELWPADFIVEAHDQTRGWFWSQLGMGTAAVGEIPYKEVLMHGFANDKDGRKMSKSVGNIVTPAEAIERAGRDPLRAYLLSHDQQGVDLSFEWEGLADMQSTLNILWNVFRFPLPYMRLDGYDPAEADLSDGELTVVDEWVLSRLQSVKSNVDKAWADYRVHDALNELLEFVVGDVSRFYVKSIRERMWEEEDSDSKRGAYATLSTVLLETVRFIAPFTPYLAEEMYQHLDGSETTVHMLSAPEVDDQFHQPKLEADMDVLRRVEEAAANARQQGGRKLRWPVQRVVVETTADEVADSVRSLESLLLERVNSQSLEVVDGFDELVETADPQMSVIGPAFGGDAQQIMSAVQGASRDELTRDGGLAVDVDGETYELDEEMVEFHAEPPEYLSAAEFESGTVYVDTRLTDDIESEGYARDVVRRIQEMRKQLDLDVEERIRAHVDVADDRVAGFVDENREFIAEETRTSEFVDADADFDLREEWDVEGVEVTIGIARVAEQSASAQDD